The nucleotide window CTCCTCTGCTCTCAGGTACCCTTTGGTGAGGTAAACTATGTCCGTGATTGGCTGAAAATCACTGGGGAGGTTGGACATCCCCCTTCGGAGCACCCAAAGCGACTAATCAAAGGCCTGGCCTGCATTCAGAGTGAAGTGAGTGGCGCCCGTTTCTGGGGCTTCTTCCGCAAGCTGTGTGGTGAGCCAGATGTGTTCTTCCGCCATTTTTTCGTACATAACCTGTGCCCACTTATGTTCATGGGTACCACCGGCAAGAACTTAACACCCCCCGAGCTGGTCATTGGGGAACGTGAGGCCCTCCTGGCTCTCTGTGACATGGCACTGTGCCAGGCTGTGGCTGCCCTTGGCGTCACCATGGTGATTGGGGTTGGCAGAGTGGCAGAGCAGCGAGCGCGGCGAGCCCTCTCTGCGGCGGGCATGGAGGTACGGGTGGAGGGCATCATGCACCCATCCCCCAGGAACCCGTTGGCCAATAAGGGCTGGGAGGCAGTAGCCAAGGCCAAGCTGGAGGAACTGGGTGTCCTATCCCTGCTGACCATGTGACCTCTAGCTAATCAGCCTCCATGAGCGAATACTGTATTTGCTGTATGCTGGCCTGGGGGGTATAAGTTGTCCGCTGGCACAGATCTAGGGTCAGCTTACCCTTCCCAAATCCTGACCTTCATCTTTAGGGAGAAGAACACATCACCCAGGCCCTCTCACACAGCAGTCCCTGTTGAGCAGCAGTTGTCCCCCCCCCCGAGCTCTCATGTTTATAGGCCATGCGAAGAAATACTGCATCACAATTACTCTCCTCAGATGCTGTTATATCCATTACAGAGAAGATACATTATGTCTGTATGTACTTTACTGTGGTGTGTACTGCCTCACAGCATGTCGACAGGTACTCATCTCTGACCTTTGTGAGGACTTTCTGTAGCATATTACCTGGAAATAGTTCCAGAGACTGTAATGAAGAAATGAAAactttttaaaatgatataatTTACAACAATTATAAGATTAAGTATTTTCAGGATTACAGTAGATACTGTATACAGGTTTAGGAGGAGCTTGCTTTAGGTCTTTTAACAGCTCTGTTGCTATCAGACTCTGGTGATGTAACTGACCAGTTAGTCTAGATTAGGTTTTAGTTTGTTCTTCAGAGTTATTTTCACTGTTAAATGACAATGTGTTgtaatttgttaacaagagaAATAAGTCATGTTGcagtagttttttttattttcttctttcTCGACAGTGGTTTTCAAATTTGGAGTGAATGTGGGCTAGTTTTCTTATTTTTTGGCCCATTGTAACAACATTGCTAAAGCAATGTTTCTCATTTGGTCAATTTAGTACATGCTCAAGCCAACCATTGTTGCTTGGCTGATGCTTTATGCATGCGAATGCCCTGCCCTTACCTGTTACATCTTAGCAGgtcctcttgaagctagggggcagaatttttatattTGGAAAAAAAACGTTCCCacggtaaacggactatttctcaggctcatattagaatatgcatataattgacagattaggatagaaaacactctaaagtttccaaaattgtcaaaatattgtctgtgagtataaccgaactgattttgcaggcgataacctgaggaactccaacccggaagtgctttaaaaaaataaaataaaaaaacttgttccattgcttgcccctcctccatttaaaggtgTATCAACCATATttattttccaatggcttcctcaggctgtgaccaggctttagacatagtttcaggcttttattttgaaaattaagcgagatttatcaaaacgcgtcagtggatgaccaggtgtcctttgattggttcctgCGCAGGAGAGATTTGGCTCGACATTTTCTATCTCTGTAGAATTGAACAGTTTACcgtctggttgaaatatgatcgaatatgtatgttaaaaacaacctgaggattgattataaaaaaacctttgacatgtttctacgaacattacggatactttttggaattttcgtctgcccttcagtaCCAGAACGAgcttgtggttttctgaacataacgcgcaaaccaaatggcgatttttggttataaaacgaatctttatcgaacaaaaagaacatttattgtgtaactgggagtctcgtgagtacaaacatccgaagattatcaaaggtaagcgattaattttattgcttttctgactttcgtgaccaagctaatttaaggctagctgttctagcagtgattgatacactcacaaacgcttggattgctttcgctgtaaagcattttttcaaaatctgacacgataggtggattaacaacaagctaagctgtgttttggtatatttcacttgtgattccatgattataaatatttttagtattattcTTGAGTTTGGTGCGCTgccaattcagcggttgtttacgaaaatgatcccgtaaaagtgatccgtgcggcaagaagtttTTTAACGTGTTGACATCTTATCATTACTACTAAGCAAAATTCTGACCTTCAAGGTCCTATACCCACATTACTGCATAGCTAGGTATAAAGCCATCTCTATAATGTTTGTACTGGGACGACGCCCCAATAGGTCATGCATAATTAGAAGAAGCCCTTGACATACATGGCACTCAAATGGTCTTGCACCATGCTGTTATACCACTCAGCTCTGCAGGAGGTTAAGCTTGTAATGGAAAAGGGACTAAAGTGTTCCCCTTGCAGGTTTC belongs to Salvelinus namaycush isolate Seneca chromosome 20, SaNama_1.0, whole genome shotgun sequence and includes:
- the smug1 gene encoding single-strand-selective monofunctional uracil-DNA glycosylase 1, with the protein product MDTHELKRVGEGDAEKHEPDENNVCSLTLGPGLMLDGSTVASRFLHVELELNVHLRRLSFSEPVHYIYNPLEYAWEPHRCFVETYCRGGQSILFLGMNPGPFGMAQTGVPFGEVNYVRDWLKITGEVGHPPSEHPKRLIKGLACIQSEVSGARFWGFFRKLCGEPDVFFRHFFVHNLCPLMFMGTTGKNLTPPELVIGEREALLALCDMALCQAVAALGVTMVIGVGRVAEQRARRALSAAGMEVRVEGIMHPSPRNPLANKGWEAVAKAKLEELGVLSLLTM